A window of the Octopus sinensis unplaced genomic scaffold, ASM634580v1 Contig10300, whole genome shotgun sequence genome harbors these coding sequences:
- the LOC115228311 gene encoding histone-lysine N-methyltransferase SETMAR-like has translation MKENEIHFRHLILFYFLKAKNAAQTAKKKCAVYEDGVLAESTVRMWFTRFRAENYDLEYRQCSGRPTVVDNEQIKITHVTQRETSQRFSMYLRCLQLAEHDPFFRSMRF, from the coding sequence atgaaggaaaatgaaatacattttcgTCATCTAATACTCTTTTATTTCCTGAAAGCTAAAAACGCTGCACAAACAGCAAAGAAGAAATGTGCTGTTTACGAAGATGGTGTCTTAGCTGAAAGCACTGTTCGTATGTGGTTCACTAGGTTTAGAGCCGAAAATTATGACCTTGAATATCGTCAATGTTCTGGTAGGCCTACAGTTGTTgataatgaacaaataaaaataacccATGTTACACAACGCGAGACATCACAGAGATTCTCCATGTACCTCCGCTGTCTGCAGCTAGCAGAACATGACCCTTTCTTTCGAAGTATGAGATTTTAA